The stretch of DNA CTCGTAGACCTTCACGCGGCCCACGACGTCGTCGGACTTGACCGTCAGCAGCTCCTGCAGGGCGTAGGCGGCGCCGTAGGCCTCGAGGGCCCACACCTCCATCTCGCCGAACCGCTGGCCGCCGAACTGCGCCTTACCGCCCAGCGGCTGCTGGGTGATCATCGAGTAGGGGCCGGTGGACCGCGCGTGGATCTTGTCGTCCACCAGGTGCAGCAGCTTCAGGATGTACATGTAGCCGACGGTGATCGGCTGGTCGATGGGCTCGCCGGTCCGGCCGTCGAACACCTGGGCCTTGCCGGCGCGGTTGACGATGCGCTCGCCGCCCGCACCCTCCTTGGTGTGCTCGAGCAGGTCCTGCAGCTCGTCCTCGCGGCACCCGTCGAACACCGGCGTCGCCAGCTTCTGCGGGTCGTGGTCGAGCATGTCGGCGCCCCAACCCATGCGGTCGAACCACTCGGGCTTGTCGTCGAAGCGCCAGCCGTTCGACGCGACCCACCCGAGGTGGGTCTCGAGGACCTGGCCGACGTTCATGCGGGAGGGGACGCCGAGGGGGTTCAGCACCACGTCGACGGGGGTCCCGTCGGCGAGGAACGGCATGTCCTCGATCGGGAGGATCTTCGAGATGACGCCCTTGTTGCCGTGGCGGCCGGCGAGCTTGTCACCGTCGGAGATCTTCCGCTTCTGGGCCACGTACACGCGGACCAGGTCGTTGACGCCCGGCTGCATCTCGTCGCCGTCCTCACGCGACTGCGTGCGGACGCCGATCACGATGCCGGTGTCGCCGTGGGGGACCTTGAGGGAGGTGTCGCGGACCTCGCGGGCCTTCTCGCCGAAGATCGCGCGGAGCAGCCGCTCCTCGGGGGTCAGCTCGGTCTCACCCTTCGGGGTGACCTTGCCGACCAGGATGTCGCCTGGGTTGACCTCGGCGCCGATGCGGACGATGCCGCGCTCGTCGAGGTGGGCCAGCACGTCCTCGGAGACGTTCGGGATGTCCCGGGTGATCTCCTCGGCGCCGAGCTTGGTGTCGCGGGCGTCGACCTCGAACTTCTCGATGTGGATCGAGGTGAGGACGTCCTCCTTGACGAGGCGCTCGGAGAGGATGATCGCGTCCTCGTAGTTGAAGCCCTCCCAGGTCATGAACGCGACCAGGAGGTTCTGGCCGAGGGCCATCTCCCCGGTGTCGGTGCAGGGACCGTCGGCGATGACCTGGCCCGGCAGGACCTCGTCGCCCTCGTCCACCAGGGGGCGCTGGTTGTAGCAGGTGCCCTGGTTGGTGCGCTCGAACTTGGCGAGGAAGTGCTTCTCGAGCGTCCCCTGCTCGGTCTTCAGGATGATGCGGTCCGCGGCGACCTCCACCACGGTCCCGCCCTGGTCGCTGATGACGACGTCACCGGCGTCGCGGGCGGCCTTCGACTCGAGGCCGGTGCCCACGTAGGGGCTGTCCGAGCGCAGCAGCGGCACGGCCTGGCGCTGCATGTTCGTGCCCATCAGGGCGCGGCTCGCGTCGTCGTGCTCGAGGAACGGGATCATCGCGGCGGCCACCGAGACGATCTGGCGCGGCGACACGTCCATGTACTGGACACCGCCGGCCGGGATCTCGCGGGGCGAGCCGCCCGGCAGGCGGACCAGGACGCGCTCGTTGACGAAGCGGCCGTCGCCGTCGAGCGGGGCGTTCGCCTGCGCGATGTTGAAGCGGTCCTCCTCGTCAGCGGTCAGGTACTCGATCTCGTCGGTGACCTGGCCGTCGACGACCTTGCGGTACGGGGTCTGGATGAACCCGAACTCGTTGAGCTTGGCGTAGGTGGCGAGGGACCCGATCAGGCCGATGTTCGGACCTTCAGGGGTCTCGATCGGGCACATCCGCCCGTAGTGGGAGGGGTGGACGTCGCGGACCTCGAAGCCCGCGCGCTCACGGGACAGGCCGCCGGGGCCGAGGGCCGACAGGCGCCGCTTGTTGGTCAGACCGGACAGCGGGTTGGTCTGGTCCATGAACTGGCTCAGCTGCGACGCCCCGAAGAACTCCTTCAGGCTCGCCACGACCGGCCGGATGTTGATCAGCGTCTGCGGGGTGATCGTCTCGACGTCCTGGGTCGTCATGCGCTCGCGCACGACGCGCTCCATGCGGGACAGGCCGATGCGGACCTGGTTCTGGATCAGCTCGCCGACGCTGCGGACGCGGCGGTTCCCGAAGTGGTCGATGTCGTCGGTGAAGTACCGCTGCTGGCCGTTGGGGTCGCGGACGTCGGTCGCCAGGCCGAGGAGGTAGTGCATCGTCGCGAGCACGTCCTCCTTGGTCAGCACGTGCCCGATCGGGGTCGCCGGCTCGTCGGCCAGGGCGACCGGCCGGACGTCGCGGGTCTCCGCGGCGGCGGCGTCGAGCAGGCGCTGGGGGGTGGGGTCCTCCTGGCGCGGCTTCGCCTCCTCGGGCGTGCGCATCCCGAGGTGGACCTGCTCCTCGCCGAGCTTCTTGTTGACCTTGTACCGCCCGACGCGCGCGAGGTCGTAGCGCTTGCCGTTGAAGAAGTAGTTGATCATCAGCTGGCCGGCGGAGTCCGGGGTGGGCGGCTCACCCGGGCGCAGCTTGCGGTAGATGTCCATCAACGCCTCGGCGGGCGTGGCGATGTTGTCCTTCGCGAGGGTCCGGTCGATGATCTCGCGGATCTCGCGGCGGGACTCGTCGAAGCCGTCGGGGTCGCCGAGGACGCCGAAGAACTCGAGGATCTCGTCGTCGGAGACGGGGGTGTCGAGCACCTCGCGGGCGGCCAGCTCGTACTCGCCGGTCTCGGCGTTGAAGGTGATCGCCTTCAGCGCGCGGTACAGCACGCTGATGTACTGGCGGCGCTTGCGGTCCACGCGCACGCCGGCGAACCCGCGCTTGTCGATCTCGAACTCGAGCCAGGCGCCGCGGGAGGGGATGATCTTGCAGCCGTAGACGTCACGCCCCGTCGTCTTGTCGACGTCGGTGTC from Euzebya sp. encodes:
- a CDS encoding DNA-directed RNA polymerase subunit beta: MRAAGGSSLPTTSTHASTATHRGAAALSTLSPDSVASRLSFAKIDEPLPIDDLDLVAIQRDSFEWLTGRGLGEVLSELSPVEDFTGQMALSLTDHQFEAPKHSTEECREKDLTYSAPLFVTAEFVNAQTGEIKQQKVFMGDFPMMTEKGTFIINGTERIVVSQLVRSPGVYFDTDVDKTTGRDVYGCKIIPSRGAWLEFEIDKRGFAGVRVDRKRRQYISVLYRALKAITFNAETGEYELAAREVLDTPVSDDEILEFFGVLGDPDGFDESRREIREIIDRTLAKDNIATPAEALMDIYRKLRPGEPPTPDSAGQLMINYFFNGKRYDLARVGRYKVNKKLGEEQVHLGMRTPEEAKPRQEDPTPQRLLDAAAAETRDVRPVALADEPATPIGHVLTKEDVLATMHYLLGLATDVRDPNGQQRYFTDDIDHFGNRRVRSVGELIQNQVRIGLSRMERVVRERMTTQDVETITPQTLINIRPVVASLKEFFGASQLSQFMDQTNPLSGLTNKRRLSALGPGGLSRERAGFEVRDVHPSHYGRMCPIETPEGPNIGLIGSLATYAKLNEFGFIQTPYRKVVDGQVTDEIEYLTADEEDRFNIAQANAPLDGDGRFVNERVLVRLPGGSPREIPAGGVQYMDVSPRQIVSVAAAMIPFLEHDDASRALMGTNMQRQAVPLLRSDSPYVGTGLESKAARDAGDVVISDQGGTVVEVAADRIILKTEQGTLEKHFLAKFERTNQGTCYNQRPLVDEGDEVLPGQVIADGPCTDTGEMALGQNLLVAFMTWEGFNYEDAIILSERLVKEDVLTSIHIEKFEVDARDTKLGAEEITRDIPNVSEDVLAHLDERGIVRIGAEVNPGDILVGKVTPKGETELTPEERLLRAIFGEKAREVRDTSLKVPHGDTGIVIGVRTQSREDGDEMQPGVNDLVRVYVAQKRKISDGDKLAGRHGNKGVISKILPIEDMPFLADGTPVDVVLNPLGVPSRMNVGQVLETHLGWVASNGWRFDDKPEWFDRMGWGADMLDHDPQKLATPVFDGCREDELQDLLEHTKEGAGGERIVNRAGKAQVFDGRTGEPIDQPITVGYMYILKLLHLVDDKIHARSTGPYSMITQQPLGGKAQFGGQRFGEMEVWALEAYGAAYALQELLTVKSDDVVGRVKVYEAIVKGENIPEPGIPESFKVLVKEMQSLCLNVEVLSATGEEIEFRDSDEDAFRAAEELGINLSRPERQTDDFAAS